The genomic region AAGCTGTTTTTCAATGTGCCAACCACAGACCTCATTCTCAACCACTTGAGCAAATtctctttttaatattttaacttttgatGCAGATTAAACGCACAtttcttttagttttaaattcaggtttgatattttgtacattttgcTCTATGGcggaaaaataaaatgtgaccaTATCTTCTGTGGTTGTAACCGTTTCCTTCTCTATCACACTTTgaacacattcaacacatttgtCAAAGAATTTTGCCACAATAATCAAAAAGCAAATGCAAAGCACATCgttataaaacacatcatttatttcacatctgaaaatacatattttctgaAGTCTTGTAAAATATAACCTTTATAAGTAAATATGAACTTTTATTAAAACTGTTAAGTTTTTTAGTAATATCACATCAAAAGGGATGGTTCACTGAAAGGCAGTACCCTGCTCAAGAGTCCTGTGGAAAGTGTCTTTCTTCCAGACAAACACAGCACCGTATTCACTGGTCAAACGGTCACGCACATGATCCAGATGTATGACCGTCAACATTATCCACTTCTGTTGTGcttgagtgaaagagagaagtgAGTAAACACGGCAGTTAAACGTTTTCTTCCTGTACAATATCAAACAGTGATTGCCATGACATTTGCCATTAATGAGACACAGGAGAAGAAATGGAGCCTTCACAAGGAAACAGGTCTCAGAAACACACGACTCTATTCTACATGAAGGACGAACTGAGATGACGTACTGGAGGCATACACACTGTAAACTGTAACACTGAGGTATCATCCTTTTCAATGAGCAAACCCTCctgatttgaaaaataaatacacttcaTCTATCTTACATACTGatgtaaatatgaatgaaaataacAGGGTTTAGCAAACACtgcttttgttattattttaaaacaccCTGACACATTGGCCAGTAATTTCTTCCAATCCATTCGAAGAGAAGGAtcctttaaaaaacatattttgccAATAAGTacacttcctgtgtgttgtcagttgCATAGTTTGCTATTAAGGAATCTTGCATTTCAGATCAGGTGACACTGATGCACCTTTGTGCAAGACCCAAATGAACACAGGACTGATGTCCAACACTTagtctgtgtgtgagcagaaCAGGATTGTGTCCCTGTTTGTCCCAGGCCTAGCAGCTCCCACAGCCTTGTCCGTCCAGCAGGGGGGGTATTACATCAGTAGACCCAGCTGACTGGAACCCACTGAGGCTCTATGAATAATCGCTCtacagcttcctgcagcttgTCAAAGGCCTTGTCCAGATTGTCATTAACAATAGTCAGGTCGAAGTAGTGACTATAGGCCCGGCGTATCCTGGCACTCTCATCCACAGTCTTCTTCAAATCGTTCTCCTGGTACAAAATGAGGCAACAACAATTAACCAAACCGTTATAACTATTTAGAGAAACTGAAATCCACTCAAAACTTACCGTGAGTAGTTTGGTAGTAAGTCCAGCATCTACCACAGCTGTGTGCATAGCTCTTAGTGTGTCCAGCTCAGGAGCAGCAATAAACACCACGAATGGCATAAACTCAGCAGTCTTTAACATTTTCAAGgcctgaacaacaacaacaaaaaatacaacGTCTAAACCAAATCTTTAGATGACTATCTATAAATtgagtgtgcgtgtttgtgtgttaaattAACCTGAGGGTTGACGTCTAGGATGCAGGTACGGCCCATATCCACCACTTCGTGGATCGAGTCAATTTTGGTGCCATAAAGGTTGGCATCATACTCGCCGTGCTCCAGGTAGCGGCTTCCCTTGATgtccttctccatctcttcccGTGTAACAAAGCAGTAGTTCTGAttgtctttctcctcttctctggcTCGTCGTGACGTGACTGGTGGTAAAAGGTGAGGAAAGGTGTAACATGTACCAAGACGGAAAACCTTCAAATATACAATGTTGCCGTAGCCATttgtttcacacactcacatggaaCAGTGGTGCCGTATCTCAGAGGATTCACAGCAATGAGCCTGTTCTTCAGGCTCCGCCTACCAACTCCCTGAGCTCCTATCAGAATAAGTGTCTTTCTCTGGAACGGTGGCATCTTTGCGACCTCCTCATAGATCTGCAGCTCATAACGGTCAAACTCTGTTCAAGGTGATACACAGGCTGATTTAGCACTGTATTgttatatatacacattgttATTGTCAAAATATCTTGCATGTAGACAAATGAGAACTAGTGGTGATACACACCAGCATTCTTAGAAGTCAGGTacatcatttttttcttctttttctttgcagTTCGAGTTCCACAGAGCATCCCTGAgtcacacagagaaaatgttAGGTCACCACTGGTGGCGCTAAAACCAAGAGATCTTAAGACTGTCATGATAAATAGATGGTAACAGCTGGTATCATGATGAGAAGGAGAGAACATGACTTGTACTCACCAGAATCCGAAGTGTCCCAGTCTCGTCTAACAAAagctttcctcttctcctccaagAACTGACTGGGGATGAGACCAGTGGCTTCACCAAACACTTTGCGTGCCTGTGTGGAAATCAGAGAGGTTCAGTAATCATTGGTTTCAATAAATCACATACAGAAATGAGGTATCAGTCACAAAcaccttcctcctcatcttgaTCTACCTCTTGCAATGTTAAGCAGGCAAATAGTTGGCCACACCCCTAATCAGCCCAGCAGCTGTAGTCAGTATCACGGTGGTTCACCATTACACAGCTTACTCACCTGCCACCAGTTGGGGTCCTCCTTGTTGACTACGTGAAGAATGTCTCCCTTGGAGAAGGCCAAACCCGCTTCTTTACAGGGGATCAAGTTGTCTGTGGTCGGGTTGTAGTTGAAATGCGGCTTTAGATAAACCTACGACAAGATAtgagacatttcaataaaaagCAGTACATTACCGTAACTGTATCATATTTACTTGATAATATAAATCACTTGTATCATCAGTGACGTGACTTCAATCAAGcggcaccaaatttcacaaactcatagataGTAGTTCCATGAATGGgcctgatttgtttttcatcaagattcatgaataaCTATCATGAGCGCATGTCGACTTCCTTCCTGATGAAGCAGCTAAAAGAAGGTTGCTTGTGTTCTCTTCCTTTCCACTCATTTTACTGTCTGTTCTGCATCGGTGCTGTTCAGTTCTTTGAGTCTAAACAGGACTCTAAGGACAGTAGGTGGAACGAGGTGGATGAGCGTGGACAAGATGAAACTTTGACAGATTCACACATGCGATCAGTGACAGGAAAATCCAGTATGttcaaaattgtgttttatgaaAGATAAATCAGGAAGATACTGTGCTGGCCTCATTCAGAAGTTAAAACTCAAACCACGACTATAAACCAACaaatacacaagcacacaggaGAATGAGATAATGTGATCCTCCCCAGCACAAAGGTCAGTGTCTGACATAACCCTACATACTGCTCCTCGGtgtcagctgctgtgtgtgcctgttacagtaagggggggggggtgctccacTGCTGAGCGTGGTGTATACCACACAGATAGTGTGTGGGGTGTTATGAATAGATCCCACGAGGGCTCAATTTTCAGGAGCATGGTATTCTGGGATCAGCCAGGTCAGGAAGCTCTCACCCAATCACTGACAGGTACTGTACAACTACAACAGAGCCTCAACACACCAACACGAGCACTGATTTCAAGAAAGATTAGAGGAGCACAAATAGAGGTAATGAGAACGAAACCGACTTATTATCCTGTAATAAAGGATCACTGGGTTCCCACAGGGGAATATCAACAGGAGACATCCCTCTTCCTTACCTGCGGGGGTGCCGGTGTGTCTCTGTAGCTGGGCAGGACCTTGAGCGTGATGCTCCCGCTGCAGTCCTTCAGCAGCTCCTGGAGTTCATGGGGTTTGCTGCCGACCTCACGACCATTCACCTCGCGGATAATGTCCCCAGTGTGCAGCATGCCCTGCCTGTCAATCGAGCTGCCGTGCAGGATCCGTGCGATCACCATCTCTCCCCGCTCCACACGGAACGTCACCCCCTGAAAGAGAGCAGCAGCCATTCAGTATCGTACGTCTGCACTTCATAAATCTAAGGCAAGGCTTATTTCTTAGGGAGGCTTCACTGCGTGGGTGCTCTAGATAAAAATTCACTTATGTTGAGGTACCAAGAAAAACTGAGTCACTCTGTTTTAACAAGTGGTCGATAAAAGAGGACATCATGATGGGTAAAAAATGTACTCACTAACAGGAGCACGACATGTCCCCTCTGCAGAGCTGTGGTTGATTTAAGTGCCCGGTCAACTTACCAGTGGTTCCCCAGCTTTCTTCTGGATGCCAATCATCCTGACAGCATCCGCTGGCATGAGGGAACTGGTCATCGAGACATGGCTGTTCACCGCAGCGTGAGGCATTTCATAGGACTTTGCAGCCACTTTATCATGAGCCTCGATCAA from Pleuronectes platessa chromosome 10, fPlePla1.1, whole genome shotgun sequence harbors:
- the pals2a gene encoding MAGUK p55 subfamily member 6a isoform X1; the encoded protein is MTVANEKSGSAMQQVLDNLKDLPTGTGAKDIDLIFLRGIMESPIVRSLAKAHERLEEVELQAVRDDNVQLVTEILDSLHELPEKDPAATELVNILQEPHFQSLIEAHDKVAAKSYEMPHAAVNSHVSMTSSLMPADAVRMIGIQKKAGEPLGVTFRVERGEMVIARILHGSSIDRQGMLHTGDIIREVNGREVGSKPHELQELLKDCSGSITLKVLPSYRDTPAPPQVYLKPHFNYNPTTDNLIPCKEAGLAFSKGDILHVVNKEDPNWWQARKVFGEATGLIPSQFLEEKRKAFVRRDWDTSDSGMLCGTRTAKKKKKKMMYLTSKNAEFDRYELQIYEEVAKMPPFQRKTLILIGAQGVGRRSLKNRLIAVNPLRYGTTVPFTSRRAREEEKDNQNYCFVTREEMEKDIKGSRYLEHGEYDANLYGTKIDSIHEVVDMGRTCILDVNPQALKMLKTAEFMPFVVFIAAPELDTLRAMHTAVVDAGLTTKLLTENDLKKTVDESARIRRAYSHYFDLTIVNDNLDKAFDKLQEAVERLFIEPQWVPVSWVY
- the pals2a gene encoding MAGUK p55 subfamily member 6a isoform X2 yields the protein MPHAAVNSHVSMTSSLMPADAVRMIGIQKKAGEPLGVTFRVERGEMVIARILHGSSIDRQGMLHTGDIIREVNGREVGSKPHELQELLKDCSGSITLKVLPSYRDTPAPPQVYLKPHFNYNPTTDNLIPCKEAGLAFSKGDILHVVNKEDPNWWQARKVFGEATGLIPSQFLEEKRKAFVRRDWDTSDSGMLCGTRTAKKKKKKMMYLTSKNAEFDRYELQIYEEVAKMPPFQRKTLILIGAQGVGRRSLKNRLIAVNPLRYGTTVPFTSRRAREEEKDNQNYCFVTREEMEKDIKGSRYLEHGEYDANLYGTKIDSIHEVVDMGRTCILDVNPQALKMLKTAEFMPFVVFIAAPELDTLRAMHTAVVDAGLTTKLLTENDLKKTVDESARIRRAYSHYFDLTIVNDNLDKAFDKLQEAVERLFIEPQWVPVSWVY